The Podarcis raffonei isolate rPodRaf1 chromosome 2, rPodRaf1.pri, whole genome shotgun sequence genome window below encodes:
- the GTF2H4 gene encoding general transcription factor IIH subunit 4 isoform X1: protein MESVMKLQRVQLKCKNLHEFLRGLSPGILDRLYNHPATCLAVFRELPGLAKNYVMRMLFLEQPLPQAAVASWVKKEFTKEQDESSDVLLGLRLWHTQLLPGGLQGIVLNPIFKENLRIALLGGGKAWSDDTGQLGPDKHARDVPSLDKYAEERWEVILHFMVGSPSAAVSQDLAQLLIEAGLMKSSEPGEPPCITSSGFQFLLLDTSSQLWYFMLQYLQSAETRGMDLVEILSFLFQLSFSTLGKDYSVEGMSESLLNFLQHLREFGLVFQRKRKSRRYYPTRLAINLSSGISGTAVDTHYQGFIIVETNYRIYAYTDSELQIALIALFSEMLYRFPNLVVAQVTRESVQQAIANGITADQIIHFLRTRAHSVMLKQTPVLPPTITDQIRLWELERDRLRFSEGVLYNQFLSQVDFELLRNHAKELGVLVFENPAKRLMVVTPAGHSDVKRFWKRQKHSS, encoded by the exons ATGGAGTCGGTGATGAAATTGCAGAGGGTGCAGCTGAAATGCAAGAACCTTCATGAATTCCTGCGGGGCCTCAGCCCTGGCATCTTAGACCGGCTCTACAACCATCCTGCCACATGCCTAGCTGTCTTTCG AGAGCTGCCGGGGTTGGCCAAGAACTACGTCATGAGGATGCTTTTCCTGGAACAGCCCCTCCCTCAGGCCGCTGTGGCCTCATGGGTCAAGAAGGAATTCACCAA GGAGCAAGATGAAAGCTCAGATGTCTTGCTGGGGCTGCGGCTCTGGCACACGCAGCTGCTCCCTGGTGGCCTCCAAGGAATTGTCTTGAACCCCATCTTTAAGGAGAACCTGCGTATTGCCTTGCTGGGCGG AGGTAAGGCCTGGTCTGATGACACTGGCCAGCTGGGCCCAGACAAGCACGCCCGGGATGTCCCGTCTCTTGACAAGTACGCCGAGGAGAGGTGGGAG GTCATCCTGCATTTCATGGTGGGCTCTCCAAGTGCAGCCGTGAGCCAGGACTTAGCTCAGCTACTCATTGAAGCCGGACTGATGAAGAG TTCTGAACCTGGGGAGCCTCCCTGCATCACATCTTCTGGCTTCCAGTTCCTGTTGCTGGATACCTCATCTCAGCTCTGGTATTTCATGCTGCAGTATCTCCAGTCGGCTGAG ACCCGGGGCATGGATCTGGTGGagattctttcctttctcttccagCTCAGCTTCTCCACTCTTGGCAAG GACTATTCCGTGGAAGGGATGAGCGAGTCTCTGCTGAATTTCCTCCAGCACCTTCGGGAATTTGGCCTCGTCTTTCAGAGAAAG AGGAAATCTCGCCGTTACTATCCCACACGGCTGGCCATCAACCTTTCCTCTGGCATTTCGGGCACCGCAGTGGACACCCATTACCAGGGCTTCATCATTGTGGAGACCAACTACAGGATCTATGCCTACACAG ATTCCGAACTACAGATTGCGCTCATTGCCCTCTTTTCCGAGATGCTCTACcgcttccccaacttggtggtGGCTCAGGTCACCCGGGAGAGCGTGCAGCAAGCCATCGCCAATGGCATCACGGCAGACCAG ATCATTCATTTCCTACGTACCAGAGCTCACTCTGTGATGCTGAAACAG ACCCCGGTGCTGCCTCCCACCATCACAGATCAGATCCGGCTGTGGGAGCTGGAACGAGACAGACTCCGCTTCTCTGAGG gtGTCCTCTACAACCAGTTCCTGTCCCAGGTCGACTTTGAGCTGCTGCGCAACCACGCAAAGGAGCTGGGGGTCCTTGTCTTCGAGAACCCGGCCAAACGTCTCATGGTGGTGACACCCGCCGGCCACTCGGACGTCAAGCGCTTCTGGAAGCGGCAGAAACACAGTTCCTGA
- the GTF2H4 gene encoding general transcription factor IIH subunit 4 isoform X2, translated as MRMLFLEQPLPQAAVASWVKKEFTKEQDESSDVLLGLRLWHTQLLPGGLQGIVLNPIFKENLRIALLGGGKAWSDDTGQLGPDKHARDVPSLDKYAEERWEVILHFMVGSPSAAVSQDLAQLLIEAGLMKSSEPGEPPCITSSGFQFLLLDTSSQLWYFMLQYLQSAETRGMDLVEILSFLFQLSFSTLGKDYSVEGMSESLLNFLQHLREFGLVFQRKRKSRRYYPTRLAINLSSGISGTAVDTHYQGFIIVETNYRIYAYTDSELQIALIALFSEMLYRFPNLVVAQVTRESVQQAIANGITADQIIHFLRTRAHSVMLKQTPVLPPTITDQIRLWELERDRLRFSEGVLYNQFLSQVDFELLRNHAKELGVLVFENPAKRLMVVTPAGHSDVKRFWKRQKHSS; from the exons ATGAGGATGCTTTTCCTGGAACAGCCCCTCCCTCAGGCCGCTGTGGCCTCATGGGTCAAGAAGGAATTCACCAA GGAGCAAGATGAAAGCTCAGATGTCTTGCTGGGGCTGCGGCTCTGGCACACGCAGCTGCTCCCTGGTGGCCTCCAAGGAATTGTCTTGAACCCCATCTTTAAGGAGAACCTGCGTATTGCCTTGCTGGGCGG AGGTAAGGCCTGGTCTGATGACACTGGCCAGCTGGGCCCAGACAAGCACGCCCGGGATGTCCCGTCTCTTGACAAGTACGCCGAGGAGAGGTGGGAG GTCATCCTGCATTTCATGGTGGGCTCTCCAAGTGCAGCCGTGAGCCAGGACTTAGCTCAGCTACTCATTGAAGCCGGACTGATGAAGAG TTCTGAACCTGGGGAGCCTCCCTGCATCACATCTTCTGGCTTCCAGTTCCTGTTGCTGGATACCTCATCTCAGCTCTGGTATTTCATGCTGCAGTATCTCCAGTCGGCTGAG ACCCGGGGCATGGATCTGGTGGagattctttcctttctcttccagCTCAGCTTCTCCACTCTTGGCAAG GACTATTCCGTGGAAGGGATGAGCGAGTCTCTGCTGAATTTCCTCCAGCACCTTCGGGAATTTGGCCTCGTCTTTCAGAGAAAG AGGAAATCTCGCCGTTACTATCCCACACGGCTGGCCATCAACCTTTCCTCTGGCATTTCGGGCACCGCAGTGGACACCCATTACCAGGGCTTCATCATTGTGGAGACCAACTACAGGATCTATGCCTACACAG ATTCCGAACTACAGATTGCGCTCATTGCCCTCTTTTCCGAGATGCTCTACcgcttccccaacttggtggtGGCTCAGGTCACCCGGGAGAGCGTGCAGCAAGCCATCGCCAATGGCATCACGGCAGACCAG ATCATTCATTTCCTACGTACCAGAGCTCACTCTGTGATGCTGAAACAG ACCCCGGTGCTGCCTCCCACCATCACAGATCAGATCCGGCTGTGGGAGCTGGAACGAGACAGACTCCGCTTCTCTGAGG gtGTCCTCTACAACCAGTTCCTGTCCCAGGTCGACTTTGAGCTGCTGCGCAACCACGCAAAGGAGCTGGGGGTCCTTGTCTTCGAGAACCCGGCCAAACGTCTCATGGTGGTGACACCCGCCGGCCACTCGGACGTCAAGCGCTTCTGGAAGCGGCAGAAACACAGTTCCTGA